From a region of the Lepus europaeus isolate LE1 chromosome 17, mLepTim1.pri, whole genome shotgun sequence genome:
- the DKK1 gene encoding dickkopf-related protein 1, with translation MTVLGAVAAARVLVALVAAALSSHPLLGVSATLNSVLVNSNAIKNLPPPLGGAAGHPGSAVSTAPGILYEGGNKYLPLDNYQPYPCTEDEECGTDEYCASPARGGGAGVQICLACRKRRKRCMRHAMCCPGNYCKNGICMPSDHNHFHRGEIEETIVESFGNDHSTSDGYSHRTTLSSKMYHTKGQEGSVCLRSSDCATGLCCARHFWSKICKPVLKEGQVCTKHRRKGSHGLEIFQRCYCGDGLTCRLQNDHHQGSNSSRLHTCQRH, from the exons ATGACGGTTCTGGGCGCCGTGGCAGCCGCGCGGGTCCTGGTCGCCCTGGTAGCGGCGGCTCTTAGCAGCCACCCTCTGCTGGGAGTGAGCGCCACCTTGAACTCGGTGCTGGTCAATTCCAACGCCATCAAGAACCTGCCCCCGCCGCTGGGCGGCGCTGCAGGGCACCCGGGCTCCGCAGTCAGCACCGCGCCCGGGATTCTGTACGAGGGCGGGAACAAGTACCTGCCCCTTGACAACTACCAG CCGTACCCGTGCACAGAGGATGAGGAGTGCGGCACGGACGAGTACTGCGCGAGTCCCGCCCGCGGAGGGGGCGCCGGCGTGCAAATCTGCCTGGCCTGCAGGAAGCGTCGAAAACGCTGCATGCGTCACGCGATGTGCTGCCCCGGGAATTACTGCAAAAACG GAATATGTATGCCTTCTGATCACAATCATTTTCATCGAGGGGAAATCGAGGAAACCATCGTCGAAAGCTTCGGGAACGACCACAGCACCTCGGATGGGTATTCCCATAGAACCACCCTGTCTTCGAAAATGTATCACACCAAAG GGCAGGAAGGTTCCGTCTGTCTCCGCTCCTCAGACTGCGCCACGGGGCTGTGTTGCGCCAGGCACTTCTGGTCCAAGATCTGTAAGCCTGTCCTCAAGGAAGGTCAAGTGTGCACCAAGCACAGGAGAAAGGGCTCGCATGGGCTGGAGATTTTCCAGCGCTGTTACTGTGGAGACGGGCTGACTTGCCGGCTACAGAACGATCACCATCAAGGCAGTAACTCTTCCCGGCTTCACACCTGTCAGAGACACTAG